A portion of the Streptomyces coeruleoprunus genome contains these proteins:
- the cobO gene encoding cob(I)yrinic acid a,c-diamide adenosyltransferase, with amino-acid sequence MPQGQPTVVPDDGLTTRQRRNRPLVMVHTGIGKGKSTAAFGMALRAWNQGWPVGVFQFVKSAKWKVGEENALKALGETGKGGTVVWNKMGEGWSWIQRDPKDGEPSHEEKARQGWEQVKRDLAAETYRFYVLDEFAYLLHWGWVDTAEVVEVLRDRPGQQHVVITGRNAPQELVDFADLVTDMSKVKHPMDAGQKGQRGIEW; translated from the coding sequence ATGCCGCAGGGACAGCCGACCGTCGTACCGGACGACGGGCTCACCACCCGCCAGCGCCGCAACCGTCCGCTGGTGATGGTGCACACCGGTATCGGCAAGGGGAAGTCGACGGCCGCCTTCGGGATGGCGCTGCGCGCCTGGAACCAGGGCTGGCCCGTCGGGGTGTTCCAGTTCGTCAAGTCCGCCAAGTGGAAGGTCGGCGAGGAGAACGCGCTGAAGGCCCTCGGCGAGACCGGCAAGGGCGGGACCGTCGTCTGGAACAAGATGGGCGAGGGCTGGTCGTGGATCCAGCGCGATCCCAAGGACGGTGAGCCGTCGCACGAGGAGAAGGCCCGGCAGGGCTGGGAGCAGGTCAAGCGGGACCTGGCGGCCGAGACGTACCGGTTCTACGTGCTGGACGAGTTCGCGTACCTGCTGCACTGGGGGTGGGTGGACACGGCCGAGGTCGTCGAGGTGCTCCGTGACCGCCCCGGGCAGCAGCACGTCGTGATCACCGGTCGCAACGCGCCGCAGGAACTGGTGGACTTCGCCGACCTCGTCACCGACATGTCCAAGGTCAAGCACCCGATGGACGCCGGTCAGAAGGGCCAGCGGGGCATCGAGTGGTAG
- a CDS encoding putative cobaltochelatase — protein sequence MSHAPHYPFTAVVGMDDLRLALLLNAISPAVGGVLVRGEKGTAKSTAVRALAALMPDVDVVEGCRFACAPGSPDPGCPDGPHTPGAVGVARPTRMVELPVGASEDRLVGALDIERALADGVKAFEPGLLADAHRGVLYVDEVNLLHDHLVDLLLDAAAMGASYVEREGVSVRHAARFLLVGTMNPEEGELRPQLLDRFGLTVEVAASREPDQRVEVVRRRLAYDGDPAAFAARWADEEAALRERIVAARALLPQVVLGDDALRQIAATCAAFEVDGMRADIVMARTATALAAWAGRTEVTVDDVRQAALLALPHRRRRNPFDAPGLDEDKLDRTLEEFGGDDEPEPDPDPGPDGGGGGGGGGIPPQSQGPDAQGAGTEPAGEQPEAAPSPGAGPAREQAPVGAAEPFRTKVLTVPGLGEGAAGRRSRARTEHGRTTGARRPQGALTKLHLAATVQAAAPHQRARGRSGPGLVVRRDDLRQAVREGREGNLVLFVVDASGSMAARQRMGAVKGAVLSLLLDAYQRRDKVGLVTFRGRGAEVVLPPTSSVDAAAARLERLPTGGRTPLSAGLLKAHDVLRVERLRDPARRPLLVVVTDGRATGGPEPLRLAARAAGLHAAEGTASVVVDCEAGPVRLGLAAELAGQLGGTAVTLDELRADAIAGLVKDVRATRRAA from the coding sequence ATGAGCCATGCGCCCCACTACCCGTTCACTGCGGTCGTCGGCATGGACGACCTGCGGCTGGCGCTGCTCCTCAACGCCATCAGCCCTGCGGTCGGCGGCGTCCTCGTCCGCGGTGAGAAGGGCACCGCCAAGTCGACGGCCGTGCGCGCGCTCGCCGCGCTGATGCCGGACGTCGACGTCGTGGAAGGCTGCCGGTTCGCCTGTGCGCCGGGCTCCCCCGATCCGGGCTGCCCGGACGGGCCGCACACACCCGGCGCCGTCGGCGTGGCCCGGCCCACCCGTATGGTCGAGCTGCCCGTCGGCGCCTCCGAGGACCGGCTGGTCGGCGCGCTTGACATCGAGCGGGCGCTCGCCGACGGCGTGAAGGCGTTCGAGCCTGGTCTGCTCGCCGACGCGCACCGCGGTGTGCTGTACGTCGACGAGGTCAACCTGTTGCACGACCACTTGGTCGACCTGCTGCTGGACGCCGCCGCCATGGGTGCCTCGTACGTGGAACGCGAAGGCGTCTCCGTGCGGCATGCCGCGCGCTTTCTCCTCGTCGGGACCATGAACCCCGAGGAGGGTGAGCTGCGGCCTCAGCTGCTCGACCGGTTCGGGCTCACCGTCGAGGTCGCTGCCTCGCGGGAGCCCGACCAGCGGGTCGAGGTCGTACGGCGCAGGCTGGCGTACGACGGCGACCCGGCGGCCTTCGCGGCGCGCTGGGCGGACGAGGAGGCGGCGCTGCGGGAGCGGATCGTCGCCGCGCGTGCGCTGCTGCCGCAGGTGGTGCTGGGCGACGACGCGCTGCGCCAGATCGCCGCGACGTGTGCGGCGTTCGAGGTGGACGGCATGCGCGCCGACATCGTGATGGCCCGTACGGCGACCGCGCTGGCCGCGTGGGCCGGGCGCACGGAGGTCACCGTCGACGACGTACGGCAGGCGGCGCTGCTCGCGCTGCCGCACCGGCGGCGGCGCAATCCCTTCGACGCGCCGGGGCTCGACGAGGACAAACTGGACCGGACGCTGGAGGAGTTCGGCGGGGACGACGAGCCGGAGCCCGACCCGGACCCGGGCCCCGACGGCGGTGGTGGCGGCGGTGGCGGCGGCATTCCGCCGCAGTCGCAGGGGCCGGACGCACAGGGCGCCGGTACGGAACCGGCCGGCGAGCAGCCGGAGGCGGCCCCCTCCCCCGGTGCGGGCCCGGCCCGGGAGCAGGCGCCCGTCGGCGCGGCCGAGCCGTTCCGTACGAAGGTGCTGACCGTCCCGGGTCTCGGCGAGGGCGCCGCCGGGCGCCGCTCCCGGGCGCGTACCGAGCACGGCCGGACCACCGGGGCGCGCCGCCCGCAGGGTGCCCTGACGAAGCTGCACCTGGCGGCGACCGTGCAGGCCGCGGCGCCGCACCAGCGGGCGCGGGGCCGCTCGGGCCCGGGGCTCGTCGTGCGCCGTGACGACCTGCGCCAGGCGGTGCGGGAGGGGCGCGAGGGGAACCTGGTGCTGTTCGTGGTGGACGCGTCCGGGTCGATGGCGGCCCGGCAGCGGATGGGCGCCGTGAAGGGCGCCGTGCTGTCGCTGCTGCTGGACGCGTACCAGCGGCGGGACAAGGTGGGCCTGGTGACGTTCCGGGGCCGGGGCGCGGAGGTGGTGCTGCCGCCCACCTCGTCCGTGGACGCAGCGGCGGCGCGGCTGGAGCGGTTGCCGACCGGGGGCCGCACGCCGCTGTCGGCGGGCCTGTTGAAGGCGCACGACGTGCTGCGCGTGGAGCGGCTGCGGGATCCGGCGCGGCGTCCGCTGCTGGTGGTCGTGACGGACGGCCGCGCGACGGGTGGTCCGGAGCCGCTGAGGCTGGCCGCGCGGGCCGCGGGCCTGCACGCCGCCGAGGGCACGGCGTCGGTCGTGGTCGACTGCGAGGCGGGCCCGGTGCGGCTGGGTCTCGCCGCCGAGCTGGCCGGGCAGCTGGGCGGGACCGCCGTGACGCTGGACGAGTTGCGGGCGGACGCGATCGCCGGTCTTGTCAAGGATGTTCGAGCAACGAGGAGGGCCGCATAA
- a CDS encoding cobyric acid synthase gives MRGGGLLVAGTTSDAGKSVVTAGICRWLVRQGVKVAPFKGQNMSLNSFVTREGAEIGRAQAMQAQAARVEPTALMNPVLLKPGSDRSSQVVLMGKPVGELSARGYHGGRQQALLGTVVECLEELRATHDAVICEGAGSPAEINLRRNDIVNMGIARAARFPVVVVGDIDRGGVFAQFFGTTALLAPEDQALVAGYLVNKFRGDVTLLEPGLDMLYDLTGRRTFGVLPYAHGLGIDEEDGLRVSLRGAVRESVVAPPVGEDVLRVAVCAVPLMSNFTDVDALAAEPGVVVRFVDRPEELVDADLVVVPGTRGTVKALAWLRERGLADALLRRAADGRPVLGICGGFQVLGEHIEDDVESRAGHVDGLGLLPVRVRFAPEKTLARPAGEALGERVEGYEIHHGVADVRGGEPFLDGCRVGAVWGTHWHGSLESDGFRRAFLREVAAAAGRRFVPAPDTSFGALREEQLDRLGDLVEEHADTDALLKLIESGAPSGLPFIAPGAPGAPA, from the coding sequence ATGAGGGGTGGGGGGCTGCTCGTCGCGGGGACGACCTCCGACGCGGGCAAGAGTGTCGTGACGGCCGGCATCTGCCGCTGGCTGGTCCGGCAGGGCGTGAAGGTCGCGCCGTTCAAGGGGCAGAACATGTCCCTCAACTCCTTCGTGACCCGGGAGGGCGCCGAGATCGGGCGGGCGCAGGCCATGCAGGCGCAGGCCGCCCGGGTCGAGCCGACCGCGCTGATGAACCCGGTGCTGCTGAAGCCCGGCAGCGACCGGTCCAGCCAGGTCGTGCTGATGGGCAAGCCGGTCGGCGAGCTGAGCGCCCGCGGCTACCACGGCGGGCGGCAGCAGGCGCTGCTCGGCACGGTCGTGGAGTGCCTGGAGGAGCTGCGCGCCACGCACGACGCGGTGATCTGCGAGGGCGCCGGCAGCCCCGCCGAGATCAACCTGCGGCGCAACGACATCGTCAACATGGGCATCGCGCGGGCCGCGCGGTTCCCGGTCGTCGTGGTCGGCGACATCGACCGGGGCGGGGTCTTCGCGCAGTTCTTCGGCACGACGGCGCTGCTGGCGCCGGAGGACCAGGCGCTGGTCGCGGGCTACCTCGTGAACAAGTTCCGGGGCGACGTGACGCTGCTGGAGCCCGGCCTCGACATGCTGTACGACCTCACCGGGCGGCGGACGTTCGGTGTGCTGCCGTACGCCCACGGGCTCGGTATCGACGAGGAGGACGGGCTCCGGGTGTCGCTGCGCGGCGCCGTCCGCGAGTCCGTGGTCGCGCCGCCGGTCGGCGAGGACGTGCTGCGGGTCGCCGTGTGCGCCGTACCGCTGATGTCGAACTTCACGGACGTGGACGCGCTCGCGGCCGAGCCGGGGGTGGTGGTCCGTTTCGTGGACCGCCCCGAGGAGCTGGTGGACGCCGACCTCGTGGTGGTGCCCGGTACGCGCGGCACGGTGAAGGCGCTGGCGTGGCTGCGGGAGCGGGGCCTGGCCGACGCTCTGCTGCGGCGCGCCGCCGATGGCCGGCCGGTGTTGGGCATCTGCGGCGGCTTCCAGGTGCTGGGCGAGCACATCGAGGACGACGTGGAGTCCCGGGCCGGGCACGTCGACGGGCTGGGACTGCTGCCCGTGCGGGTGCGGTTCGCGCCGGAGAAGACCCTCGCGCGGCCGGCCGGCGAGGCGCTGGGCGAGCGGGTGGAGGGCTACGAGATCCACCACGGCGTCGCCGACGTGCGCGGTGGTGAACCCTTCCTGGACGGGTGCCGCGTGGGTGCCGTGTGGGGCACGCACTGGCACGGCTCGCTGGAGAGCGACGGCTTCCGGCGGGCGTTCCTGCGGGAGGTGGCCGCGGCCGCGGGGCGGCGCTTCGTCCCGGCGCCCGACACGTCGTTCGGGGCGCTGCGCGAGGAGCAGCTGGACCGGCTCGGCGACCTCGTCGAGGAACACGCGGACACGGACGCGCTGCTCAAGCTGATCGAGTCGGGCGCGCCCTCTGGACTTCCCTTCATCGCACCCGGAGCACCTGGAGCCCCCGCATGA
- a CDS encoding cobalamin biosynthesis protein, with protein sequence MRSDRIFAYGAAAGLLGDLLLGDPRRGHPVAAFGRAANAVEGVLWRDHRGWGALHTAVCAGGAAATAALTARAVRGRGAASVALTAATVWAVVGGTSLGREARAIGGALAAGDVETARERLPHLCGRDPQSLDGPGIARAVVESVAENTSDAVVGALVWGAVGGVPGLVAFRAVNTLDAMVGHKSPRHRRFGWASARLDDVAGWPGARLTAALAVLAGGDRRGAVRAWRADARKHPSPNAGPVEASFAGALGVRLGGTLSYGGRVEHRPVLNGEGRAVEVADIERAVRLSRRVTGLALAACAGGRLLYGAMKRRGS encoded by the coding sequence ATGCGCAGTGATCGAATCTTCGCGTACGGCGCCGCCGCCGGGCTGCTGGGCGACCTGCTGCTCGGCGACCCGCGCCGGGGCCATCCGGTCGCCGCGTTCGGGCGGGCCGCGAACGCCGTGGAGGGCGTGTTGTGGCGCGACCACCGCGGCTGGGGCGCCCTGCACACCGCGGTGTGCGCCGGGGGCGCGGCCGCGACGGCGGCGCTCACCGCACGTGCCGTACGCGGCCGGGGCGCCGCGTCCGTCGCGCTGACCGCGGCCACCGTGTGGGCCGTCGTGGGCGGTACGTCCCTGGGGCGGGAGGCCCGCGCCATCGGCGGCGCCCTGGCCGCCGGGGACGTCGAGACGGCCCGCGAGCGGCTGCCGCACCTGTGCGGGCGCGACCCGCAGTCCCTGGACGGGCCCGGTATCGCGCGGGCCGTCGTGGAGTCCGTCGCCGAGAACACGTCCGACGCGGTGGTGGGCGCCCTGGTGTGGGGCGCGGTCGGCGGCGTTCCCGGGCTCGTGGCGTTCCGCGCCGTGAACACGCTGGACGCGATGGTCGGCCACAAGTCGCCGCGCCACCGCAGGTTCGGCTGGGCGTCCGCGCGGCTCGACGACGTGGCGGGCTGGCCGGGTGCCCGGCTGACGGCCGCCCTGGCGGTCCTCGCGGGCGGTGACCGGCGCGGGGCCGTACGGGCCTGGCGGGCGGACGCCCGCAAGCACCCCAGCCCCAACGCGGGGCCGGTCGAGGCGTCGTTCGCGGGGGCCTTGGGCGTACGGCTCGGGGGCACCCTCTCGTACGGGGGGCGGGTCGAGCACCGGCCGGTCCTGAACGGAGAGGGGCGGGCCGTCGAGGTGGCGGACATCGAACGGGCCGTGCGGCTGTCGCGCCGGGTGACGGGACTCGCCCTGGCGGCCTGCGCGGGCGGAAGGCTCCTGTACGGGGCGATGAAGCGGAGGGGTTCATGA
- a CDS encoding inorganic phosphate transporter, whose protein sequence is MEHITLLLAIVVVTALVFDFTNGFHDTANAMATTISTGAMRPKAAVAMSAVLNLVGAFLSVEVAKTISKGLVDETGIQPEVILAALVGAILWNLVTWLVGLPSSSSHALMGGLIGATVASIGVSGVNGGVVLTKVLIPAVAAPVVAGVASMVAARATYKIGAGIDEKTGRKGYRAGQIASAGLVSLAHGTNDAQKTMGIITLALVAGGALAPGSNPPVWVIVSAGLAIALGTYLGGWRIIRTMGKGLTDLQPQQGFAAQTGAATVILASSHLGFSLSTTHVCSGSVMGAGLGRKGGVVRWSTATRMFVAWGLTLPAAGLVAALAEFVARQGDWGVAAVATFLVASSAAIWFISRRQVVDHTNVNDVDEAADAEPAGVVTTAIAAVTPPPAGVVAATADATTDLKTTIPATAVTPAAAAASDPAPTATV, encoded by the coding sequence ATGGAACACATCACGCTGCTGCTCGCCATTGTGGTCGTGACAGCTCTCGTGTTCGATTTCACAAACGGTTTCCATGACACCGCCAACGCGATGGCGACGACCATCTCGACCGGCGCGATGAGGCCCAAGGCGGCGGTGGCCATGTCCGCCGTGCTGAACCTGGTGGGCGCGTTCCTCTCCGTGGAGGTCGCCAAGACGATCTCCAAGGGGCTCGTCGACGAGACGGGCATCCAACCCGAGGTGATCCTCGCGGCGCTCGTCGGCGCCATCCTCTGGAACCTCGTCACCTGGCTCGTCGGACTGCCGTCCAGTTCCTCGCACGCCCTCATGGGCGGCCTGATCGGCGCGACCGTCGCCTCCATCGGCGTCAGCGGCGTCAACGGCGGCGTCGTCCTGACCAAGGTCCTGATCCCGGCCGTCGCCGCCCCGGTGGTCGCCGGTGTGGCCTCCATGGTCGCGGCCCGGGCCACGTACAAGATCGGCGCCGGTATCGACGAGAAGACCGGCCGCAAGGGCTACAGGGCCGGCCAGATCGCCTCCGCGGGCCTGGTCTCCCTCGCCCACGGCACCAACGACGCCCAGAAGACGATGGGCATCATCACCCTCGCCCTGGTCGCCGGCGGCGCCCTCGCCCCCGGCTCCAACCCGCCGGTCTGGGTCATCGTCTCCGCCGGTCTGGCCATCGCCCTCGGCACCTACCTGGGCGGCTGGCGCATCATCCGCACCATGGGCAAGGGCCTGACCGACCTCCAGCCGCAGCAGGGCTTCGCCGCCCAGACCGGTGCGGCGACCGTCATCCTGGCCTCCTCGCACCTGGGCTTCTCGCTCTCCACCACGCACGTCTGCTCCGGTTCCGTGATGGGCGCCGGCCTCGGCCGCAAGGGCGGCGTGGTCCGCTGGTCCACCGCCACCCGGATGTTCGTCGCCTGGGGCCTGACCCTGCCGGCCGCCGGCCTGGTCGCCGCGCTCGCCGAGTTCGTCGCCCGCCAGGGCGACTGGGGTGTCGCCGCCGTCGCGACCTTCCTCGTCGCCTCCTCCGCCGCGATCTGGTTCATCTCGCGCCGCCAGGTCGTCGACCACACCAACGTCAACGACGTGGACGAGGCCGCCGACGCCGAGCCCGCCGGTGTCGTCACCACCGCCATCGCCGCGGTCACCCCGCCGCCCGCCGGCGTCGTGGCCGCCACGGCCGACGCCACCACCGACCTCAAGACCACCATCCCGGCCACGGCCGTGACCCCCGCGGCCGCCGCGGCGTCGGACCCGGCGCCCACGGCCACGGTGTAA
- a CDS encoding class II aldolase/adducin family protein, which translates to MTQDAIGRAWDALVATARRTVTDGLVVGTSGNVSVRVGDLVLVTPSGVPYDRLTPADVIAVDLDGEQVRGSLAPTSELPMHLAIYRATDAGAVVHTHAVHATAVSTLVDELPPIHYMTGALGGPVRVAPYALYGTHELAAYMMAALTDRTACLLRNHGTVAHGDTLDRAYDRTAQLEWMCRVWLTAHMIPGRTPTLLTPAELSRATTKLQGYGQPS; encoded by the coding sequence ATGACACAGGATGCGATCGGACGCGCGTGGGACGCGCTGGTGGCCACCGCCCGCCGGACGGTGACGGACGGGCTCGTCGTCGGCACCTCGGGGAACGTCTCGGTACGCGTCGGTGACCTGGTGCTCGTCACCCCGAGCGGTGTGCCCTACGACCGGCTGACGCCCGCCGACGTGATCGCCGTGGACCTGGACGGCGAGCAGGTGCGCGGATCCCTCGCCCCCACCAGCGAGCTGCCCATGCACCTCGCGATCTACCGCGCGACCGACGCCGGCGCCGTCGTCCACACCCACGCCGTGCACGCCACGGCGGTCTCCACCCTGGTCGACGAGCTTCCGCCCATCCACTACATGACCGGCGCCCTGGGCGGCCCCGTCCGCGTCGCCCCGTACGCCCTGTACGGCACCCATGAGCTCGCCGCGTACATGATGGCCGCCCTGACCGACCGCACCGCCTGCCTCCTGCGCAACCACGGCACGGTCGCCCACGGCGACACCCTGGACCGCGCCTACGACCGGACGGCCCAGCTGGAGTGGATGTGCCGCGTCTGGCTCACCGCCCACATGATCCCGGGCCGCACCCCCACGCTCCTCACCCCCGCGGAACTCTCCAGGGCGACGACCAAACTCCAGGGCTACGGGCAGCCGTCCTGA
- a CDS encoding alpha/beta hydrolase gives MRPATATAAAVTTFLGLGAAAVAAGRYASDAALKPLPGRPLPGDPRLTVHATGPGRVILTRGFASLRPGVYGLEGPGVHAIVGPVLDDVPHSPDTVVRRLERVHHGSLDTGTRVRLTPQLYSGTPSSALGIAYEDVEVPGELGSLPAWYVPAARGTWVITVHGLGTTRQHPLNLMGFLTRRRLPVLDISYRGDPGAPRPTDGLGHLGDSEWRDLDAAVRHAVRHGAHRVVLYGWSTGGAMALHAAAHCALRDRIAGLVLDSPILDWEATVRALASARRIPSAVLPLAVRAAQGRTGLHGDRLTEAADPDALRVPTLVFHGPDDALAPWSLSRELAARRPGLVTLHTVRNAPHAAMWNADPDRYEEALRRFLTPLS, from the coding sequence GTGCGCCCGGCTACAGCGACGGCAGCGGCCGTCACCACCTTCCTCGGTCTCGGCGCCGCCGCGGTGGCGGCCGGCCGCTACGCCAGCGACGCGGCCCTCAAGCCCCTGCCCGGCCGCCCCCTGCCGGGCGACCCCCGGCTGACCGTCCACGCGACCGGCCCCGGACGGGTCATCCTCACGCGCGGGTTCGCCTCGCTCCGCCCCGGCGTCTACGGCCTGGAGGGCCCCGGCGTCCACGCGATCGTCGGCCCCGTCCTGGACGACGTCCCGCACTCCCCGGACACCGTCGTACGCCGCCTGGAACGTGTCCACCACGGCAGCCTCGACACCGGTACCCGCGTCCGCCTCACCCCCCAGCTCTACAGCGGCACCCCCTCCTCCGCCCTCGGTATCGCGTACGAGGACGTGGAGGTCCCCGGCGAGCTCGGCTCCCTCCCGGCCTGGTACGTCCCGGCCGCGCGCGGCACCTGGGTGATCACGGTCCACGGCCTGGGCACCACCCGGCAGCACCCGCTCAACCTGATGGGTTTCCTGACCCGCCGCCGGCTCCCGGTGCTCGACATCTCCTACCGCGGCGACCCCGGCGCACCCCGCCCCACCGACGGCCTCGGCCACCTCGGCGACTCCGAATGGCGCGACCTGGACGCCGCCGTCCGCCACGCCGTCCGGCACGGCGCGCACCGCGTCGTCCTGTACGGCTGGTCCACCGGCGGCGCCATGGCCCTGCACGCCGCCGCGCACTGCGCGCTGCGCGACCGCATCGCCGGCCTCGTCCTCGACTCGCCGATCCTCGACTGGGAGGCCACCGTGCGGGCCCTGGCCTCCGCCCGCCGCATCCCGTCCGCCGTGCTGCCGCTCGCCGTCCGCGCCGCCCAGGGCAGGACCGGACTGCACGGCGACCGCCTCACCGAAGCCGCCGACCCCGACGCCCTGCGCGTACCGACCCTCGTGTTCCACGGCCCCGACGACGCCCTCGCCCCGTGGAGCCTCTCGCGGGAGCTGGCCGCCCGGCGGCCCGGACTCGTCACGCTGCACACCGTGCGGAACGCCCCGCACGCCGCCATGTGGAACGCCGACCCGGACCGCTACGAAGAGGCCCTGCGCCGCTTCCTCACCCCTCTCTCCTGA
- a CDS encoding ABC-F family ATP-binding cassette domain-containing protein, with product MITASGIELRAGARVLIESASFRIAKGDRIGLVGRNGAGKTTLTKCLAGEGIPAAGTITRSGQVGYLPQDPRTGDLDVLARDRILSARGLDVLLRRMRQNEDRIANGQGSTREKALKQYERQETEFLTKGGYAAEAEASTIAAALGLPDRVLGQPLHTLSGGQRRRIELARILFSDADTLLLDEPTNHLDADSITWLRDYLKTYRGGFVVISHDVDLVETVVNKVFYLDANRSVIDIYNMGWKLYQRQREDDEKRRKRERQNAEKKAAALNAQADKMRAKATKTVAAQNMARRAEKLLAGLDEVRMSDKVAKLRFPEPAPCGKTPLTAEGLSKSYGSLEIFTDVDLAIDKGSRVVILGLNGAGKTTLLRLLAGVEKPDTGSVTPGHGLKLGYYAQEHETLDPDRTVLENMRSAAPDLDLVEVRKVLGSFLFSGDDVDKPAGVLSGGEKTRLALATLVVSSANVLLLDEPTNNLDPASREEILGALRTYKGAVVLVTHDEGAVDALQPERIILLPDGVEDLWGADYADLVALA from the coding sequence GTGATCACCGCTTCCGGCATCGAGCTGCGCGCCGGCGCCCGCGTTCTCATCGAGTCCGCTTCCTTCCGTATCGCCAAGGGCGACCGCATCGGGCTCGTCGGCCGCAACGGCGCCGGCAAGACCACGCTCACCAAGTGCCTCGCGGGCGAGGGCATCCCCGCCGCCGGCACCATCACCCGCTCCGGCCAGGTCGGCTACCTGCCGCAGGACCCGCGCACCGGTGACCTCGACGTCCTGGCCCGCGACCGCATCCTGTCCGCCCGCGGGCTCGACGTCCTCCTGCGCAGGATGCGGCAGAACGAGGACCGCATCGCCAACGGCCAGGGCAGCACGCGCGAGAAGGCCCTCAAGCAGTACGAGCGCCAGGAGACCGAGTTCCTGACCAAGGGCGGGTACGCCGCCGAGGCCGAGGCGTCCACCATCGCCGCCGCGCTGGGCCTGCCCGACCGGGTGCTCGGCCAGCCGCTGCACACGCTCTCCGGTGGTCAGCGCCGCCGTATCGAGCTGGCCCGGATCCTGTTCTCGGACGCCGACACGCTGCTCCTGGACGAGCCGACCAACCACCTTGACGCGGACTCGATCACCTGGCTGCGCGACTACCTCAAGACGTACCGTGGCGGCTTCGTGGTCATCTCCCACGACGTCGACCTGGTCGAGACGGTCGTCAACAAGGTCTTCTACCTGGACGCCAACCGCTCCGTGATCGACATCTACAACATGGGCTGGAAGCTCTACCAGCGCCAGCGCGAGGACGACGAGAAGCGCCGCAAGCGCGAGCGGCAGAACGCCGAGAAGAAGGCCGCTGCCCTGAACGCCCAGGCCGACAAGATGCGCGCCAAGGCCACCAAGACCGTCGCCGCGCAGAACATGGCCCGGCGCGCCGAGAAGCTCCTCGCGGGTCTCGACGAGGTGCGCATGAGCGACAAGGTCGCCAAGCTGCGCTTCCCGGAGCCGGCGCCCTGCGGCAAGACGCCGCTGACCGCCGAGGGCCTGTCCAAGTCGTACGGGTCGCTGGAGATCTTCACGGACGTCGACCTGGCGATCGACAAGGGCTCCCGCGTCGTCATCCTCGGCCTCAACGGTGCCGGCAAGACGACGCTGCTGCGCCTGCTGGCCGGCGTGGAGAAGCCGGACACCGGCAGCGTGACCCCGGGCCACGGCCTCAAGCTCGGCTACTACGCCCAGGAGCACGAGACGCTCGACCCGGACCGCACGGTCCTGGAGAACATGCGGTCCGCCGCGCCCGACCTCGACCTGGTCGAGGTCCGCAAGGTGCTGGGCTCCTTCCTCTTCTCCGGCGACGACGTCGACAAGCCGGCCGGTGTGCTCTCCGGTGGGGAGAAGACCCGCCTGGCCCTGGCCACCCTGGTCGTCTCCTCGGCGAACGTGCTGCTGCTCGACGAGCCGACGAACAACCTCGACCCGGCCAGCCGCGAGGAGATCCTGGGCGCGCTGCGCACCTACAAGGGCGCGGTCGTCCTGGTCACCCACGACGAGGGCGCCGTCGACGCGCTCCAGCCGGAGCGGATCATCCTGCTGCCGGACGGTGTCGAGGACCTGTGGGGCGCGGACTACGCGGATCTCGTCGCGCTCGCCTGA
- a CDS encoding helix-turn-helix domain-containing protein: MAETLKKGSRVTGAAREKLAADLKKKYDAGVSIRALAEETGRSYGFVHRMLTESGVVLRGRGGATRGKKATSV, encoded by the coding sequence GTGGCCGAGACTCTGAAGAAGGGCAGCCGGGTGACCGGCGCCGCGCGCGAAAAGCTCGCGGCAGACCTGAAGAAGAAGTACGACGCCGGTGTGAGCATCCGGGCGCTGGCCGAGGAGACGGGCCGGTCCTACGGATTCGTCCACCGGATGCTCACCGAGTCCGGAGTCGTGTTGCGTGGACGCGGCGGAGCAACGCGAGGCAAGAAGGCCACTTCGGTCTGA